One window of Brachybacterium ginsengisoli genomic DNA carries:
- a CDS encoding O-methyltransferase translates to MSSGKVAGWAHGEEFVDEAGLFSDDGVLARARERGNELGATPVLPGAGALMRVLAASVQARSAVEIGTGSGVGSLYLLSGMHRDGVLTTIDPEVENQRAAREAFVEAGIRSPRVRTIAGRPRDVVGRLTDHAYDLVSFPAHAPHALDLLEHARRLLRPGGVLVIPHALFHDRVPDPTARDATTQSVRALLRAVTEAEDLVSVLTGSGDGVLAAVLRP, encoded by the coding sequence ATGTCGTCGGGAAAAGTGGCCGGATGGGCCCACGGTGAGGAATTCGTCGACGAGGCGGGCCTCTTCTCCGATGACGGCGTGCTGGCCCGCGCCAGGGAGCGGGGCAACGAGCTCGGCGCCACCCCGGTGCTCCCGGGCGCCGGCGCGCTGATGCGCGTGCTGGCCGCCTCGGTGCAGGCCAGGTCCGCCGTCGAGATCGGCACGGGCAGCGGAGTCGGGTCCCTGTACCTGCTCTCGGGCATGCACCGCGACGGGGTGCTGACCACCATCGATCCCGAGGTCGAGAACCAGCGCGCGGCGCGCGAGGCCTTCGTCGAGGCCGGGATCCGCTCCCCGCGGGTGCGCACGATCGCCGGGCGACCGCGCGACGTCGTCGGCCGCCTCACCGATCACGCCTACGACCTCGTGAGCTTCCCCGCCCACGCTCCGCACGCCCTGGACCTGCTCGAGCACGCCCGGCGCCTGCTGCGCCCCGGCGGCGTCCTGGTGATCCCCCACGCGCTCTTCCATGACCGCGTGCCGGATCCGACCGCGCGGGATGCCACCACGCAGTCCGTGCGCGCGCTCCTGCGGGCCGTCACGGAGGCCGAGGATCTCGTCTCGGTGCTCACCGGCAGCGGCGACGGCGTGCTCGCCGCCGTGCTCCGTCCCTGA
- a CDS encoding DUF3117 domain-containing protein, with translation MAAMKPRTGDGPLEVVEEGRSIIMRVPLEGGGRLVVEIAASEAVELRDALEGVIK, from the coding sequence ATGGCTGCTATGAAGCCGCGCACCGGTGACGGTCCGCTCGAGGTCGTGGAGGAGGGTCGCAGCATCATCATGCGAGTCCCGCTCGAAGGGGGCGGCCGCCTGGTCGTCGAGATCGCCGCATCGGAAGCCGTGGAGCTGCGCGACGCCCTCGAGGGTGTCATCAAGTAG
- a CDS encoding LOG family protein: MTPEERDRHRKGPITLRGSQRPERTTDQRLLEEDGPADWVHADPWRVMRIQAEFVEGFGALAELGPAISIFGSARLREDSPFYACAMEIARGVVEMGYAVITGGGPGIMEAGNRGAQEAGGISVGLGIELPHEQGMNEYVDLGVDFRYFFARKTMFVKYSSGFVVMPGGFGTFDELFEALCLMQTHKIDMFPVVLVGRDYWQGLLDWLRTAVVDGGMVGPLDIDLMRVVDTPQEALDVLREAARKGPQTGADQIVT, from the coding sequence ATGACGCCTGAGGAACGAGACCGCCACCGCAAGGGACCGATCACCCTGCGCGGCTCCCAGCGACCCGAACGCACCACGGACCAGCGCCTCCTCGAGGAGGACGGCCCCGCCGACTGGGTCCATGCGGACCCCTGGCGGGTGATGCGCATCCAGGCCGAGTTCGTCGAGGGCTTCGGCGCGCTCGCCGAGCTGGGCCCCGCGATCTCGATCTTCGGCTCGGCGCGGCTGCGCGAGGACAGCCCCTTCTACGCCTGTGCGATGGAGATCGCCCGGGGCGTCGTGGAGATGGGCTACGCGGTCATCACCGGCGGCGGGCCCGGGATCATGGAGGCCGGCAACCGCGGCGCGCAGGAGGCCGGCGGGATCTCCGTGGGACTCGGCATCGAGCTGCCCCACGAGCAGGGGATGAACGAGTACGTCGACCTCGGGGTCGACTTCCGCTACTTCTTCGCCCGCAAGACGATGTTCGTGAAGTACTCCAGCGGCTTCGTCGTGATGCCCGGCGGCTTCGGCACCTTCGACGAGCTGTTCGAGGCGCTCTGCCTCATGCAGACCCACAAGATCGACATGTTCCCCGTGGTGCTCGTGGGCCGCGACTACTGGCAGGGCCTGCTGGACTGGCTGCGCACCGCCGTGGTCGACGGAGGCATGGTGGGCCCGCTGGACATCGACCTCATGCGGGTCGTCGACACCCCGCAGGAGGCCCTCGACGTGCTCCGCGAGGCGGCGCGGAAGGGTCCGCAGACCGGCGCGGACCAGATCGTGACATGA
- the dapE gene encoding succinyl-diaminopimelate desuccinylase gives MKHQAAPALDPHADIVDLTAAIVDIESVSGNEQALADAVEQTLRENAPHLEVLRDGDTVIARTQRGLAQRVLLAGHLDTVPLAGNLPSSRRFREGREELVGRGTCDMKGGVAVFLKLAVEASAAPVDLTWIFYDHEEVAAADNSLTRIAAERPELLAADFAILGEPTSSGVEGGCKGTMKLEVSATGVAAHSARDWVGDNAIHHLAPVLERLAAYEARRAVIDGLEYRECLNAVSISGGIAGNVIPDRASAVLNYRFAPDTSVEQAEAHVREVLAGLPVEITVTDSAGGALPGLDAGAARDFLAALGEDVSIEAKQGWTDVARFATLGTPAVNFGPGDPLLAHTDDEHVPLEDLRTSLASLRRWLDVPA, from the coding sequence ATGAAGCACCAGGCCGCACCCGCCCTCGATCCCCACGCCGACATCGTCGACCTCACCGCCGCGATCGTCGACATCGAATCCGTCTCCGGGAACGAGCAGGCGCTCGCCGACGCGGTCGAGCAGACGCTGCGGGAGAACGCCCCGCACCTGGAGGTGCTCCGCGACGGGGACACCGTCATCGCCCGCACCCAGCGCGGCCTCGCCCAGAGGGTGCTGCTGGCCGGCCACCTGGACACCGTCCCGCTCGCGGGCAACCTGCCCTCCTCCCGCCGTTTCCGCGAGGGACGCGAGGAGCTCGTGGGCCGCGGCACCTGCGACATGAAGGGCGGCGTCGCGGTGTTCCTCAAGCTGGCCGTCGAGGCCTCCGCCGCGCCCGTGGACCTCACCTGGATCTTCTACGACCACGAGGAGGTCGCCGCGGCGGACAACTCCCTCACCCGGATCGCGGCCGAGCGCCCCGAGCTGCTCGCGGCGGACTTCGCGATCCTCGGGGAGCCCACCTCCTCCGGCGTCGAGGGAGGCTGCAAGGGCACCATGAAGCTCGAGGTCTCCGCGACCGGCGTCGCCGCGCACTCCGCCCGCGACTGGGTGGGGGACAACGCGATCCATCACCTCGCCCCGGTACTCGAGCGCCTCGCCGCCTATGAGGCGCGCCGCGCCGTGATCGACGGGCTCGAGTACCGCGAGTGCCTCAACGCCGTCTCGATCTCCGGCGGCATCGCCGGGAACGTGATCCCCGATCGTGCCAGCGCGGTCCTGAACTACCGCTTCGCCCCCGACACCTCCGTCGAGCAGGCCGAGGCCCATGTGCGCGAGGTGCTCGCCGGCCTGCCCGTGGAGATCACGGTGACCGATTCCGCCGGGGGCGCGCTGCCGGGCCTCGACGCCGGCGCGGCCCGCGACTTCCTCGCCGCCCTCGGCGAGGACGTGAGCATCGAGGCGAAGCAGGGGTGGACCGACGTGGCCCGCTTCGCGACCCTCGGCACCCCGGCGGTGAACTTCGGCCCCGGCGATCCGCTGCTCGCCCACACCGACGACGAGCACGTGCCGCTGGAGGACCTGCGCACCTCGCTGGCGAGCCTGCGTCGCTGGCTGGACGTCCCCGCCTGA
- a CDS encoding FAD/NAD(P)-binding protein → MTAAAEPVRTVAVVGAGPRGTAIIERLVAASTAPDWRGALTVHLIDPLVGRGGAVWRHDQSEVLLMNTTTCQTTMYPDESCHAVLPVLRRATLADHLADEGLAPTDFASRAAHGRYLAHVLETATATADPQRLRIVEHAAEAVDVTGPADGPQRVRLSDGRVLRADAVALALGHLPTALGPRSQQLADAAERHGLVHIGPANPLEVDYAGLLGREVVAVQGMGLNFYDAIGMLTEVAGGRFEPDPTAPSGLRYLPGGEEPRLLVGSRSGMVYRPKPDLGDRMPEPYLPEVLTGERVLELAVRSAGVDHERDVMPLMLAELRRALRSDGFPELAEDDLLLPLLFPFGRRGGEAPVPHRSTRDVLRESLRAASEPDPAWVLIYRVLIALRIQVGRLTDLGAYTTDSVRRDIDGHLRNAFASWASGPPVLRARQVLALEEAGLLEFTGPRMHLDIDEAAGRYAVRGGDGPITLCDGVLEAHLPPVDLPAYRSPLLGAWRERGEVQKDSWASRGSRRRMLTGSIAVDGLYAPVGVDDTVYERRLLVGVPVSTAQPGSAISAEPGTGAQLLRHAEAVALRLARAGGALEEDVAR, encoded by the coding sequence ATGACCGCAGCCGCTGAACCAGTCCGCACCGTCGCCGTCGTCGGGGCGGGGCCGCGGGGCACGGCGATCATCGAGCGGCTCGTCGCGGCCTCCACCGCTCCCGACTGGCGCGGGGCGCTCACCGTGCACCTCATCGACCCGCTGGTGGGCCGCGGCGGCGCCGTCTGGCGGCACGACCAGTCCGAGGTGCTGCTGATGAACACCACCACCTGCCAGACCACGATGTATCCCGACGAGTCCTGCCACGCCGTGCTCCCGGTGCTGCGGCGCGCGACCCTGGCCGACCATCTCGCCGACGAGGGCCTGGCCCCCACCGACTTCGCCTCCCGGGCGGCGCACGGCCGCTATCTCGCCCACGTGCTGGAGACCGCGACGGCGACCGCGGACCCGCAGCGGCTGCGGATCGTCGAGCACGCCGCCGAGGCCGTCGACGTCACCGGTCCGGCCGACGGGCCCCAGCGCGTACGGCTCAGCGACGGGCGCGTGCTGCGCGCCGACGCGGTCGCCCTCGCGCTCGGCCACCTGCCCACCGCCCTCGGCCCCCGCTCCCAGCAGCTCGCCGACGCCGCCGAGCGCCACGGCCTGGTCCACATCGGCCCCGCGAACCCGCTCGAGGTGGACTACGCCGGCCTGCTGGGCCGGGAGGTCGTCGCGGTGCAGGGGATGGGGCTGAACTTCTACGACGCGATCGGCATGCTCACCGAGGTCGCCGGCGGACGCTTCGAGCCGGACCCGACCGCTCCCTCCGGGCTGCGCTACCTGCCCGGCGGCGAGGAGCCGCGCCTGCTGGTCGGCTCCCGCTCCGGGATGGTCTACCGGCCCAAGCCCGACCTCGGGGACCGCATGCCCGAGCCCTATCTCCCCGAGGTGCTCACCGGCGAGAGGGTGCTCGAGCTCGCCGTCCGCTCGGCGGGCGTGGACCACGAGCGGGACGTGATGCCGCTGATGCTCGCCGAGCTGCGCCGGGCGCTGCGCAGCGACGGATTCCCCGAGCTCGCGGAGGACGACCTCCTGCTCCCGCTGCTGTTCCCCTTCGGTCGGCGCGGCGGCGAGGCCCCGGTGCCGCACCGCAGCACCCGGGACGTGCTGCGCGAATCGCTCCGCGCCGCCTCCGAGCCCGACCCGGCCTGGGTGCTCATCTACCGGGTGCTGATCGCGCTGCGCATCCAGGTGGGCCGCCTCACCGATCTCGGCGCCTACACCACCGACTCCGTGCGCCGCGACATCGACGGCCACCTGCGCAACGCCTTCGCCTCCTGGGCCTCGGGGCCGCCCGTGCTCCGCGCCCGCCAGGTCCTCGCCCTCGAGGAGGCCGGGCTGCTGGAGTTCACCGGCCCTCGCATGCACCTGGACATCGACGAGGCGGCGGGACGGTACGCGGTGCGCGGCGGCGACGGCCCGATCACCCTGTGCGACGGCGTGCTCGAGGCGCATCTGCCGCCGGTGGACCTGCCCGCCTACCGCAGCCCCCTGCTCGGCGCCTGGCGAGAGCGCGGAGAGGTGCAGAAGGACTCCTGGGCCTCCCGCGGCAGCCGGCGACGGATGCTCACCGGATCCATCGCGGTGGACGGCCTGTACGCCCCCGTCGGCGTCGACGACACCGTCTACGAGCGCCGCCTGCTGGTGGGGGTCCCCGTCAGCACCGCGCAGCCCGGCTCCGCGATCAGCGCCGAGCCCGGCACCGGCGCCCAGCTGCTGCGGCACGCCGAGGCGGTCGCGCTGCGGCTCGCCCGCGCGGGCGGAGCGCTCGAGGAGGACGTGGCACGATGA
- a CDS encoding MFS transporter yields MPLRRKSEYLRWLVGDLLLDAGTGIGAFAFPLITYMVTGDLGTTGLVALVQGLGALAGLIPGGLLADRVERRRLRLLAGATGALLQAVLVIVLLSGAAGAVVLAVLAFADRFRETLLGSASHAMLKQIVPTAQLPRAVAVNQGRQAAVEMGSGPAGGALLGLSVVFPPLAQLLGNLGSLLATLTMQRRYHPRSEGAVRTRVREDLREALRWTISQPLRLQILAIASSVNLGANGLIFAVLLDLASEGVSATRIGLLNTVLAAAILLGAFLAPRMVDTVPTGVLAIVPVSLMALVGVFLATGPSMLLVGAAYAVLGIGIPAINASSQGFFTHITPVAMQGRVSSLMRVVSSSLMPLAPAMAGWGLDLVGLMPTMLVFAGVLALGALAGLLGRDLRRIPTAPQWERYAREEGLAVDEGGASASGD; encoded by the coding sequence ATGCCTCTGCGCCGGAAATCCGAGTACCTGCGCTGGCTCGTGGGCGATCTCCTCCTCGACGCGGGCACCGGGATCGGCGCCTTCGCCTTCCCCCTGATCACCTACATGGTCACCGGCGACCTGGGCACGACGGGGCTGGTCGCACTGGTCCAGGGGCTCGGCGCGCTGGCCGGGCTGATCCCCGGCGGGCTGCTCGCGGACCGCGTCGAACGCCGCCGGCTGCGGCTGCTGGCCGGCGCGACCGGCGCGCTGCTCCAGGCCGTCCTCGTGATCGTGCTGCTGAGCGGGGCGGCCGGTGCGGTGGTCCTGGCGGTGCTGGCCTTCGCCGACAGGTTCCGCGAGACGCTGCTGGGCAGCGCCTCCCACGCCATGCTCAAGCAGATCGTCCCCACCGCGCAGCTGCCGCGGGCGGTCGCGGTCAACCAGGGCCGCCAGGCGGCGGTCGAGATGGGCTCGGGGCCCGCAGGCGGTGCGCTGCTGGGGCTGTCGGTCGTGTTCCCGCCGCTCGCGCAGCTGCTGGGGAACCTCGGCTCGCTGCTCGCGACGCTGACCATGCAGCGCCGCTACCACCCGCGCTCCGAGGGGGCGGTGCGCACGCGGGTGCGGGAGGACCTCCGCGAAGCGCTGCGGTGGACGATCTCCCAGCCCCTCCGCCTGCAGATCCTGGCGATCGCCTCCTCGGTGAACCTCGGGGCCAACGGCCTGATCTTCGCGGTGCTGCTGGACCTCGCCTCCGAGGGCGTCTCCGCCACCCGCATCGGACTGCTGAACACGGTGCTGGCCGCGGCGATCCTGCTCGGAGCGTTCCTCGCCCCGCGAATGGTGGACACCGTGCCGACGGGCGTGCTGGCGATCGTGCCGGTGAGCCTCATGGCCCTCGTGGGGGTCTTCCTCGCGACGGGCCCCTCGATGCTCCTGGTCGGGGCGGCCTATGCGGTGCTGGGCATCGGGATCCCGGCCATCAACGCCTCCAGCCAGGGCTTCTTCACCCACATCACCCCGGTGGCGATGCAGGGACGGGTCAGCTCCCTGATGCGGGTGGTCTCCTCATCGCTGATGCCGCTCGCGCCCGCGATGGCCGGCTGGGGTCTCGATCTCGTGGGACTGATGCCCACCATGCTCGTCTTCGCCGGGGTCCTCGCACTGGGCGCCCTGGCCGGGCTGCTGGGACGGGACCTGCGCCGGATCCCGACGGCTCCGCAGTGGGAGCGCTACGCCCGCGAGGAAGGGCTCGCCGTCGACGAGGGCGGGGCGTCGGCCTCCGGGGACTGA
- the dapD gene encoding 2,3,4,5-tetrahydropyridine-2,6-dicarboxylate N-succinyltransferase, translated as MTSTTQDSPASTAWGIALTTLSTDGSVLDAWYPAPQLGEAPSEIETLPLHAQLTAAARADEARGTTQEVVVRSITLSEPPADAADAYLRLHLLSHRLVQPNGQSLEGLFGALTNVVWTSEGPCAVPGFEETRLRLIAAGRTPTVFSLDKFPRMVDYVLPTGVRIGDADRVRLGAHLAEGTTVMHEGFVNYNAGTLGTSMIEGRVSQGVVVGDGSDVGGGASTMGTLSGGGTQRVSIGRRSLVGAEAGVGIALGDDCVVEAGLYVTAGTKVQLVGEAGTEPRVVKALELSGLSNLLFRRNSLTGAVQAVAREGQTVELNAALHAN; from the coding sequence ATGACCTCCACGACACAGGACTCCCCCGCCTCGACGGCCTGGGGCATCGCACTCACCACCCTCAGCACCGACGGCTCTGTCCTCGATGCATGGTATCCAGCGCCCCAGCTCGGCGAGGCGCCTTCCGAGATCGAGACTCTTCCGTTGCACGCCCAGCTCACGGCCGCCGCCCGCGCCGACGAAGCGCGCGGCACCACCCAGGAGGTCGTGGTCCGATCGATCACGCTGTCCGAGCCGCCGGCCGATGCGGCCGATGCCTACCTGCGCCTCCACCTCCTCTCCCACCGTCTGGTCCAGCCCAACGGCCAGAGCCTCGAGGGGCTCTTCGGCGCGCTGACCAACGTGGTGTGGACCTCCGAGGGCCCCTGTGCCGTGCCCGGCTTCGAGGAGACCCGTCTGCGCCTGATCGCCGCGGGCCGCACGCCCACCGTGTTCAGCCTCGACAAGTTCCCCCGCATGGTCGACTACGTGCTGCCCACGGGCGTGCGCATCGGCGACGCCGACCGCGTGCGCCTTGGCGCGCATCTCGCCGAGGGCACCACGGTCATGCACGAGGGCTTCGTGAACTACAACGCGGGGACGCTCGGCACCTCCATGATCGAGGGCCGCGTCTCGCAGGGCGTCGTGGTCGGCGACGGCTCCGACGTCGGCGGCGGCGCCTCCACCATGGGCACCCTCTCCGGCGGCGGCACCCAGCGCGTCAGCATCGGCCGACGCTCGCTGGTCGGCGCGGAGGCCGGGGTGGGCATCGCGCTCGGCGACGACTGCGTGGTCGAGGCGGGGCTGTACGTCACCGCGGGCACCAAGGTGCAGCTGGTCGGCGAGGCCGGCACCGAGCCGCGCGTGGTCAAGGCGCTCGAGCTCTCCGGGCTCTCGAACCTGCTGTTCCGTCGCAACTCGCTGACCGGTGCCGTGCAGGCGGTGGCCCGTGAGGGCCAGACCGTCGAGCTCAACGCCGCGCTGCACGCGAACTGA
- a CDS encoding citrate synthase produces MDHATTSAQLTLGEKSLDLPIVPAVEGNAGISIAPLRKETGEVTYDPGFMNTANAKSAITYIDGDEGILRYRGYPIEQLAEKSSYLEVSYLLINGELPTKGQLDNFEAQVEHRTLLDERFKRMFDNFPRDAHPMAVLQAGTSALSTFYQDSLDPFDEEQVRLSAVRLLAKMPTMAAYAHRIAQGHALLYPDNRLSLIENFLRLTFGFPVEDYIADPVVVRAMEQLLILHADHEQNCSTSAVRLVGSAQANLFTSISAGIGALSGPAHGGANAAVMDMLDQIQAENMDPRDFMEKVKRKEDGIRLMGFGHRVYKNYDPRARLVKKIADDVLERLGVNDSRLELAMKLEEIALKDDYFVERRLYPNVDFYTGLIYKAIGFPTEMFTVLFAIGRLPGWIAQWEEMVHDPETKIGRPRQIYTGHAERPYKEMGERTGTSELHLAALQSDIAKRG; encoded by the coding sequence ATGGATCACGCGACGACGTCCGCTCAGCTCACTCTGGGGGAGAAGTCCCTCGATCTCCCGATCGTCCCGGCCGTGGAGGGCAACGCCGGCATCTCGATCGCCCCCCTGCGCAAGGAGACCGGTGAGGTCACCTACGACCCCGGCTTCATGAACACCGCGAACGCCAAGTCCGCGATCACCTACATCGACGGCGACGAGGGAATCCTGCGGTACCGCGGCTACCCGATCGAGCAGCTGGCCGAGAAGTCCAGCTACCTCGAGGTCTCCTACCTGCTGATCAACGGGGAGCTGCCCACCAAGGGCCAGCTCGACAACTTCGAGGCCCAGGTCGAGCACCGCACCCTCCTCGACGAGCGCTTCAAGCGCATGTTCGACAACTTCCCGCGCGACGCCCACCCGATGGCCGTGCTGCAGGCCGGCACCTCGGCGCTGTCCACCTTCTACCAGGACTCGCTGGACCCCTTCGACGAGGAGCAGGTGCGTCTCTCGGCCGTGCGGCTGCTCGCGAAGATGCCCACGATGGCGGCCTACGCGCACCGCATCGCCCAGGGCCATGCGCTGCTCTACCCGGACAACCGCCTCTCCCTGATCGAGAACTTCCTCCGCCTGACCTTCGGGTTCCCGGTCGAGGACTACATCGCCGATCCGGTCGTGGTGCGCGCGATGGAGCAGCTGCTGATCCTCCACGCCGATCACGAGCAGAACTGCTCGACCTCCGCGGTGCGCCTCGTCGGCTCCGCCCAGGCGAACCTGTTCACCTCGATCTCCGCCGGCATCGGCGCGCTCTCGGGCCCCGCCCACGGCGGCGCGAACGCCGCGGTGATGGACATGCTCGACCAGATCCAGGCCGAGAACATGGACCCGCGCGACTTCATGGAGAAGGTGAAGCGCAAGGAGGACGGCATCCGCCTGATGGGCTTCGGCCACCGGGTGTACAAGAACTACGATCCCCGTGCGCGCCTGGTCAAGAAGATCGCCGACGACGTCCTGGAGCGCCTCGGCGTCAACGACTCGCGGCTCGAGCTCGCGATGAAGCTCGAGGAGATCGCCCTGAAGGACGACTACTTCGTCGAGCGCAGGCTCTACCCGAACGTCGACTTCTACACGGGCCTGATCTACAAGGCCATCGGCTTCCCCACCGAGATGTTCACGGTGCTGTTCGCCATCGGTCGCCTCCCGGGCTGGATCGCCCAGTGGGAGGAGATGGTCCACGACCCGGAGACGAAGATCGGCCGCCCGCGCCAGATCTACACCGGCCACGCGGAGCGTCCCTACAAGGAGATGGGCGAGCGCACCGGCACCAGCGAGCTGCACCTGGCCGCGCTCCAGTCGGACATCGCCAAGCGCGGCTGA
- the dapC gene encoding succinyldiaminopimelate transaminase, with translation MAATSVDRHAAPRQGLAQRLPAFPWDSLIPAKQRASAHPEGIVDLSVGTPVDPTPVSVQQALAAAADSPGYPTTIGTAELREALVDFVRRHRGAPEGLGVDGVLPTVGSKELVAHLPFQLGLGAGDTVAFPHIAYPTYDMGARFIGADPLPVDIGRLAADGDAAFEDPSAVERIRLLWLNSPSNPSGEVLDAEQLAAVVRWARERGIVVASDECYALLPWTVDEVPSVLDPRVNGGSLDGLLCVYSLSKQSNLAGYRAAFVAGDPALVGELVAVRKQAGMMLPGPLQAAMTAALRDDEAPAAQREIYRARRAVLEPALRSAGGEIHASQAGLYLWTTFGEDAMTSVERLADLGVLVAPGMFYGVGGGEFVRVALTATDERIAAAARRLERL, from the coding sequence GTGGCAGCGACCTCCGTCGACCGTCACGCCGCTCCGCGCCAGGGCCTCGCCCAGCGTCTGCCCGCCTTCCCCTGGGACTCCCTGATCCCGGCGAAGCAGCGGGCCTCCGCCCATCCCGAGGGGATCGTGGATCTCTCCGTGGGCACCCCTGTCGACCCGACGCCCGTCTCCGTGCAGCAGGCCCTCGCCGCCGCGGCCGACAGCCCGGGCTACCCGACCACGATCGGCACCGCCGAGCTGCGGGAGGCGCTCGTGGACTTCGTGCGCCGCCACCGCGGCGCCCCCGAGGGCCTCGGCGTCGATGGGGTCCTGCCCACCGTCGGCTCCAAGGAGCTCGTCGCCCACCTCCCGTTCCAGCTCGGCCTGGGCGCCGGCGACACGGTCGCGTTCCCGCACATCGCCTACCCCACCTATGACATGGGCGCCCGCTTCATCGGCGCGGACCCGCTGCCGGTGGACATCGGCCGCCTCGCCGCGGACGGCGATGCCGCGTTCGAGGACCCGTCGGCCGTGGAGCGGATCCGGCTGCTGTGGCTGAACTCCCCGTCCAACCCCAGCGGCGAGGTGCTCGACGCCGAGCAGCTGGCCGCGGTGGTCCGCTGGGCCCGCGAGCGGGGCATCGTGGTCGCCTCCGACGAGTGCTACGCGCTGCTGCCCTGGACCGTGGACGAGGTCCCCTCGGTGCTGGATCCGCGCGTGAACGGCGGCTCGCTCGACGGGCTCCTGTGCGTCTACTCCCTGTCCAAGCAGTCGAACCTGGCCGGCTACCGCGCCGCCTTCGTCGCCGGAGACCCGGCGCTCGTGGGCGAGCTGGTGGCCGTGCGCAAGCAGGCCGGGATGATGCTGCCCGGGCCGCTCCAGGCGGCGATGACAGCGGCGCTGCGCGACGACGAGGCCCCGGCCGCGCAGCGTGAGATCTATCGCGCCCGTCGCGCCGTCCTCGAGCCGGCGCTGCGCTCCGCAGGCGGCGAGATCCATGCCTCCCAGGCAGGTCTCTACCTCTGGACCACCTTCGGCGAGGACGCGATGACCAGTGTCGAACGCCTCGCGGACCTCGGCGTCCTGGTGGCCCCGGGGATGTTCTATGGTGTCGGTGGTGGAGAATTCGTCCGGGTCGCGCTCACCGCGACCGACGAGCGGATCGCTGCCGCCGCCCGGCGCCTCGAGCGCCTCTAG
- the fdxA gene encoding ferredoxin, which translates to MTYVIALPCVDVKDRACVDECPVDCIYEGNRMLYIQPDECVDCGACEPVCPVEAIYYEDDTPDQWAEYYKANVEFFDDLGAPGGAAKMGVIDKDHAIIEALPTQPNPLA; encoded by the coding sequence ATGACCTACGTCATCGCCCTGCCCTGCGTCGACGTGAAGGATCGTGCCTGCGTCGACGAGTGCCCTGTGGACTGCATCTACGAGGGCAACCGGATGCTCTACATCCAGCCCGACGAATGCGTGGACTGCGGCGCCTGCGAGCCCGTCTGCCCTGTCGAGGCGATCTACTACGAGGACGACACCCCGGACCAGTGGGCCGAGTACTACAAGGCCAACGTCGAGTTCTTCGACGATCTCGGCGCGCCCGGCGGCGCGGCCAAGATGGGCGTGATCGACAAGGACCACGCGATCATCGAGGCCCTGCCGACCCAGCCGAACCCGCTGGCCTGA
- a CDS encoding putative acetyltransferase, whose product MTMHDGHRARAGWAPFLAVGRRVVLRYAIDARTSPHGESMTDALGTVVGSDERTVQVMTRRGEVQVPRALVIAAKQVPPPPTRPPGRSAP is encoded by the coding sequence ATGACGATGCACGACGGTCACCGGGCCCGCGCCGGATGGGCACCCTTCCTGGCGGTGGGGCGCCGCGTGGTGCTCCGCTACGCGATCGATGCCCGGACCTCGCCCCACGGGGAGTCGATGACGGATGCGCTGGGCACCGTGGTGGGCAGCGACGAGAGGACCGTGCAGGTGATGACCCGCCGCGGCGAGGTGCAGGTGCCCCGCGCCCTGGTCATCGCGGCGAAGCAGGTCCCTCCCCCGCCGACCCGGCCGCCGGGGCGCTCCGCGCCCTGA
- a CDS encoding CDP-alcohol phosphatidyltransferase family protein, with translation MTSSTRPDWATIPNLVTLLRLVLLAPVCLLLLDGPDTLAVVLLLVWASTDWVDGLLARALDQTSRTGAIIDPIADRIGLAAIVLALAAADLLPWAALVIIVVVDVAMVALATGAALGGRISVSWLGKVRTFVLMASVFLLVAVAAWWPPMLPAVRWLLWAGVVLHTASGIDYILRARSAPAAGSAGEGPASPR, from the coding sequence ATGACCTCCTCCACGAGGCCCGACTGGGCGACGATCCCGAATCTCGTCACCCTGCTGCGCCTCGTGCTGCTGGCGCCGGTGTGCCTGCTCCTGCTGGACGGCCCGGACACCCTCGCGGTGGTGCTGCTGCTGGTGTGGGCCAGCACCGACTGGGTGGACGGACTGCTGGCCCGGGCCCTGGACCAGACCAGCCGCACCGGGGCGATCATCGACCCCATCGCGGATCGCATCGGGCTCGCCGCGATCGTGCTGGCCCTCGCGGCCGCAGACCTGCTGCCCTGGGCGGCGCTCGTGATCATCGTCGTCGTCGACGTCGCCATGGTGGCCCTCGCCACCGGTGCGGCGCTCGGCGGGCGGATCTCCGTGTCGTGGCTCGGCAAGGTGCGCACCTTCGTGCTGATGGCCTCGGTGTTCCTGCTGGTGGCGGTAGCCGCCTGGTGGCCCCCGATGCTGCCCGCCGTGCGATGGCTGCTGTGGGCCGGGGTGGTGCTCCACACGGCCTCGGGGATCGACTACATCCTCAGGGCGCGGAGCGCCCCGGCGGCCGGGTCGGCGGGGGAGGGACCTGCTTCGCCGCGATGA